In one window of Demequina sp. NBRC 110054 DNA:
- a CDS encoding hydrogenase maturation protease, with the protein MSAATADEGMLVIGLGQPDRGDDAVGPVVAARVRELAGDSVTVLTREDPTALVQAWDGYRVAVLIDAVLTGADPGTLTVRKAGRDAETLPTHAFTAAGRGGSHAFGVAGAVELSRTLGTLPEQLAIVGIEAETFDHGPMSDAVVACVDDAVATVIATLARAVGELKDTEAGTCA; encoded by the coding sequence ATGAGCGCCGCGACCGCCGACGAGGGCATGCTCGTGATCGGGCTCGGACAGCCCGATCGGGGCGACGACGCCGTCGGACCGGTCGTCGCCGCGCGGGTGCGCGAGCTCGCGGGCGACAGCGTCACGGTCCTCACGCGGGAGGACCCCACCGCCCTGGTCCAGGCCTGGGACGGGTACCGCGTCGCGGTGCTCATCGACGCGGTCCTCACGGGCGCCGACCCCGGCACTCTCACCGTGAGGAAGGCGGGCCGCGATGCGGAGACACTGCCGACGCACGCCTTCACCGCCGCCGGCCGGGGCGGGAGCCACGCGTTCGGCGTCGCGGGCGCGGTCGAGCTGTCGCGCACGCTCGGCACGCTGCCGGAGCAGCTCGCGATCGTTGGCATCGAAGCGGAGACCTTCGACCACGGTCCGATGTCGGACGCGGTCGTCGCGTGCGTGGACGATGCGGTCGCCACGGTGATCGCGACGCTCGCGCGGGCCGTGGGCGAGCTCAAGGACACGGAGGCCGGGACATGTGCCTAG